The following proteins come from a genomic window of Nicotiana tomentosiformis chromosome 12, ASM39032v3, whole genome shotgun sequence:
- the LOC104097536 gene encoding G2/mitotic-specific cyclin-2-like isoform X1, with the protein MVGSDENCQGVIMASNVQGAGGGKVTMGHNRRALSTINGNIVEAPAYPCKVHKRNGITDKSANGVKNPPIPIHRPVTSMGDSCCFRKFAAQMATKLQQPTVEVTKQPVQTATDRNESEDRIIIDVEDYKATSDYDPVPMFVQHTEAMMEEIDRMDAETEMEDVEETLIVDIDSADKKNPLAVVEYIDDMHAYYKKTESSSCAPPNYMEQQFDINERMRAILIDWLIEVHYKFDLMEETLYLTVNLIDRFLAVQQVIRKKLQLVGVTAMLLACKYEEVSVPVVEDLILISDKAYTRKEVLEMEKLMINTLQFNLSVPTTYVFMMRFLKAAQSDKKVELLSFFMTELCLVEYEMLRFPPSMLAAAAIFTAQCALSAPNELSKTCEKYSHYTQDQLLECSRLMVSFHQKAAIGKLTGVYRKYSISKYGFVAKCPPASFLLEACF; encoded by the exons ATGGTAGGATCAGACGAGAATTGCCAAGGTGTTATCATGGCTTCAAATGTTCAAG GGGCTGGAGGAGGAAAAGTGACAATGGGGCATAATAGAAGGGCTCTAAGTACAATAAATGGGAATATAGTTGAAGCTCCAGCATACCCTTGCAAAGTACACAAGAGAAATGGCATCACTGA CAAGAGCGCGAATGGTGTTAAGAATCCTCCCATTCCAATTCATCGACCGGTAACGAG TATGGGGGATTCTTGCTGCTTCAGGAAATTTGCTGCACAAATGGCTACCAAGCTGCAGCAACCAACGGTTGAG GTAACAAAGCAGCCAGTCCAAACAGCAACTGATAGAAATGAATCAGAAGACCGCATCATTATTGATGTAGAAGATTACAAGGCCACAAGTGACTATGATCCTGTGCCAATGTTTGTGCAACATACAGAAGCAATGATGGAGGAAATTGATAGGATG GACGCAGAGACGGAGATGGAAGATGTAGAGGAGACACTAATTGTGGACATAGACAGTGCTGATAAAAAGAACCCACTTGCAGTTGTGGAGTACATTGATGACATGCATGCTTACTACAAGAAGACCGAG AGTTCTAGCTGTGCCCCTCCAAATTACATGGAACAACAATTTGATATTAATGAGAGGATGAGAGCTATTCTCATTGACTGGCTGATTGAG GTACATTACAAGTTTGATCTGATGGAAGAGACTTTGTATTTGACCGTAAATCTTATCGATAGATTCTTGGCAGTCCAACAAGTGATTAGGAAAAAACTCCAGCTTGTTGGGGTAACAGCTATGCTTCTAGCCTGCAAGTATGAAGAAGTTTCAGTTCCTGTCGTTGAGGATCTTATTTTGATCTCTGATAAGGCTTACACCAGAAAAGAAGTGCTTGAGATG GAGAAGTTGATGATCAATACCTTACAGTTCAACCTATCAGTGCCTACAACATATGTGTTTATGATGCGATTTCTTAAAGCTGCTCAGTCTGATAAGAAG GTGGAGCTCCTGTCTTTCTTTATGACTGAACTATGCCTCGTTGAGTATGAAATGCTTAGGTTCCCACCTTCAATGCTAGCTGCTGCGGCAATATTTACTGCCCAATGTGCTCTAAGTGCGCCTAACGAGTTGAGTAAAACTTGTGAGAAGTATAGCCACTACACTCAAGATCAGCTTTT GGAGTGCTCAAGACTGATGGTTTCTTTCCATCAGAAGGCTGCAATTGGGAAGC
- the LOC104097536 gene encoding G2/mitotic-specific cyclin-2-like isoform X3, producing MVGSDENCQGVIMASNVQGAGGGKVTMGHNRRALSTINGNIVEAPAYPCKVHKRNGITDKSANGVKNPPIPIHRPVTRKFAAQMATKLQQPTVEVTKQPVQTATDRNESEDRIIIDVEDYKATSDYDPVPMFVQHTEAMMEEIDRMDAETEMEDVEETLIVDIDSADKKNPLAVVEYIDDMHAYYKKTESSSCAPPNYMEQQFDINERMRAILIDWLIEVHYKFDLMEETLYLTVNLIDRFLAVQQVIRKKLQLVGVTAMLLACKYEEVSVPVVEDLILISDKAYTRKEVLEMEKLMINTLQFNLSVPTTYVFMMRFLKAAQSDKKVELLSFFMTELCLVEYEMLRFPPSMLAAAAIFTAQCALSAPNELSKTCEKYSHYTQDQLLECSRLMVSFHQKAAIGKLTGVYRKYSISKYGFVAKCPPASFLLEACF from the exons ATGGTAGGATCAGACGAGAATTGCCAAGGTGTTATCATGGCTTCAAATGTTCAAG GGGCTGGAGGAGGAAAAGTGACAATGGGGCATAATAGAAGGGCTCTAAGTACAATAAATGGGAATATAGTTGAAGCTCCAGCATACCCTTGCAAAGTACACAAGAGAAATGGCATCACTGA CAAGAGCGCGAATGGTGTTAAGAATCCTCCCATTCCAATTCATCGACCGGTAACGAG GAAATTTGCTGCACAAATGGCTACCAAGCTGCAGCAACCAACGGTTGAG GTAACAAAGCAGCCAGTCCAAACAGCAACTGATAGAAATGAATCAGAAGACCGCATCATTATTGATGTAGAAGATTACAAGGCCACAAGTGACTATGATCCTGTGCCAATGTTTGTGCAACATACAGAAGCAATGATGGAGGAAATTGATAGGATG GACGCAGAGACGGAGATGGAAGATGTAGAGGAGACACTAATTGTGGACATAGACAGTGCTGATAAAAAGAACCCACTTGCAGTTGTGGAGTACATTGATGACATGCATGCTTACTACAAGAAGACCGAG AGTTCTAGCTGTGCCCCTCCAAATTACATGGAACAACAATTTGATATTAATGAGAGGATGAGAGCTATTCTCATTGACTGGCTGATTGAG GTACATTACAAGTTTGATCTGATGGAAGAGACTTTGTATTTGACCGTAAATCTTATCGATAGATTCTTGGCAGTCCAACAAGTGATTAGGAAAAAACTCCAGCTTGTTGGGGTAACAGCTATGCTTCTAGCCTGCAAGTATGAAGAAGTTTCAGTTCCTGTCGTTGAGGATCTTATTTTGATCTCTGATAAGGCTTACACCAGAAAAGAAGTGCTTGAGATG GAGAAGTTGATGATCAATACCTTACAGTTCAACCTATCAGTGCCTACAACATATGTGTTTATGATGCGATTTCTTAAAGCTGCTCAGTCTGATAAGAAG GTGGAGCTCCTGTCTTTCTTTATGACTGAACTATGCCTCGTTGAGTATGAAATGCTTAGGTTCCCACCTTCAATGCTAGCTGCTGCGGCAATATTTACTGCCCAATGTGCTCTAAGTGCGCCTAACGAGTTGAGTAAAACTTGTGAGAAGTATAGCCACTACACTCAAGATCAGCTTTT GGAGTGCTCAAGACTGATGGTTTCTTTCCATCAGAAGGCTGCAATTGGGAAGC
- the LOC104097536 gene encoding G2/mitotic-specific cyclin-2-like isoform X2 — protein MVGSDENCQGVIMASNVQGAGGGKVTMGHNRRALSTINGNIVEAPAYPCKVHKRNGITDKSANGVKNPPIPIHRPVTSMGDSCCFRKFAAQMATKLQQPTVTKQPVQTATDRNESEDRIIIDVEDYKATSDYDPVPMFVQHTEAMMEEIDRMDAETEMEDVEETLIVDIDSADKKNPLAVVEYIDDMHAYYKKTESSSCAPPNYMEQQFDINERMRAILIDWLIEVHYKFDLMEETLYLTVNLIDRFLAVQQVIRKKLQLVGVTAMLLACKYEEVSVPVVEDLILISDKAYTRKEVLEMEKLMINTLQFNLSVPTTYVFMMRFLKAAQSDKKVELLSFFMTELCLVEYEMLRFPPSMLAAAAIFTAQCALSAPNELSKTCEKYSHYTQDQLLECSRLMVSFHQKAAIGKLTGVYRKYSISKYGFVAKCPPASFLLEACF, from the exons ATGGTAGGATCAGACGAGAATTGCCAAGGTGTTATCATGGCTTCAAATGTTCAAG GGGCTGGAGGAGGAAAAGTGACAATGGGGCATAATAGAAGGGCTCTAAGTACAATAAATGGGAATATAGTTGAAGCTCCAGCATACCCTTGCAAAGTACACAAGAGAAATGGCATCACTGA CAAGAGCGCGAATGGTGTTAAGAATCCTCCCATTCCAATTCATCGACCGGTAACGAG TATGGGGGATTCTTGCTGCTTCAGGAAATTTGCTGCACAAATGGCTACCAAGCTGCAGCAACCAACG GTAACAAAGCAGCCAGTCCAAACAGCAACTGATAGAAATGAATCAGAAGACCGCATCATTATTGATGTAGAAGATTACAAGGCCACAAGTGACTATGATCCTGTGCCAATGTTTGTGCAACATACAGAAGCAATGATGGAGGAAATTGATAGGATG GACGCAGAGACGGAGATGGAAGATGTAGAGGAGACACTAATTGTGGACATAGACAGTGCTGATAAAAAGAACCCACTTGCAGTTGTGGAGTACATTGATGACATGCATGCTTACTACAAGAAGACCGAG AGTTCTAGCTGTGCCCCTCCAAATTACATGGAACAACAATTTGATATTAATGAGAGGATGAGAGCTATTCTCATTGACTGGCTGATTGAG GTACATTACAAGTTTGATCTGATGGAAGAGACTTTGTATTTGACCGTAAATCTTATCGATAGATTCTTGGCAGTCCAACAAGTGATTAGGAAAAAACTCCAGCTTGTTGGGGTAACAGCTATGCTTCTAGCCTGCAAGTATGAAGAAGTTTCAGTTCCTGTCGTTGAGGATCTTATTTTGATCTCTGATAAGGCTTACACCAGAAAAGAAGTGCTTGAGATG GAGAAGTTGATGATCAATACCTTACAGTTCAACCTATCAGTGCCTACAACATATGTGTTTATGATGCGATTTCTTAAAGCTGCTCAGTCTGATAAGAAG GTGGAGCTCCTGTCTTTCTTTATGACTGAACTATGCCTCGTTGAGTATGAAATGCTTAGGTTCCCACCTTCAATGCTAGCTGCTGCGGCAATATTTACTGCCCAATGTGCTCTAAGTGCGCCTAACGAGTTGAGTAAAACTTGTGAGAAGTATAGCCACTACACTCAAGATCAGCTTTT GGAGTGCTCAAGACTGATGGTTTCTTTCCATCAGAAGGCTGCAATTGGGAAGC
- the LOC104097536 gene encoding G2/mitotic-specific cyclin-2-like isoform X4, protein MVGSDENCQGVIMASNVQGAGGGKVTMGHNRRALSTINGNIVEAPAYPCKVHKRNGITDKSANGVKNPPIPIHRPVTRKFAAQMATKLQQPTVTKQPVQTATDRNESEDRIIIDVEDYKATSDYDPVPMFVQHTEAMMEEIDRMDAETEMEDVEETLIVDIDSADKKNPLAVVEYIDDMHAYYKKTESSSCAPPNYMEQQFDINERMRAILIDWLIEVHYKFDLMEETLYLTVNLIDRFLAVQQVIRKKLQLVGVTAMLLACKYEEVSVPVVEDLILISDKAYTRKEVLEMEKLMINTLQFNLSVPTTYVFMMRFLKAAQSDKKVELLSFFMTELCLVEYEMLRFPPSMLAAAAIFTAQCALSAPNELSKTCEKYSHYTQDQLLECSRLMVSFHQKAAIGKLTGVYRKYSISKYGFVAKCPPASFLLEACF, encoded by the exons ATGGTAGGATCAGACGAGAATTGCCAAGGTGTTATCATGGCTTCAAATGTTCAAG GGGCTGGAGGAGGAAAAGTGACAATGGGGCATAATAGAAGGGCTCTAAGTACAATAAATGGGAATATAGTTGAAGCTCCAGCATACCCTTGCAAAGTACACAAGAGAAATGGCATCACTGA CAAGAGCGCGAATGGTGTTAAGAATCCTCCCATTCCAATTCATCGACCGGTAACGAG GAAATTTGCTGCACAAATGGCTACCAAGCTGCAGCAACCAACG GTAACAAAGCAGCCAGTCCAAACAGCAACTGATAGAAATGAATCAGAAGACCGCATCATTATTGATGTAGAAGATTACAAGGCCACAAGTGACTATGATCCTGTGCCAATGTTTGTGCAACATACAGAAGCAATGATGGAGGAAATTGATAGGATG GACGCAGAGACGGAGATGGAAGATGTAGAGGAGACACTAATTGTGGACATAGACAGTGCTGATAAAAAGAACCCACTTGCAGTTGTGGAGTACATTGATGACATGCATGCTTACTACAAGAAGACCGAG AGTTCTAGCTGTGCCCCTCCAAATTACATGGAACAACAATTTGATATTAATGAGAGGATGAGAGCTATTCTCATTGACTGGCTGATTGAG GTACATTACAAGTTTGATCTGATGGAAGAGACTTTGTATTTGACCGTAAATCTTATCGATAGATTCTTGGCAGTCCAACAAGTGATTAGGAAAAAACTCCAGCTTGTTGGGGTAACAGCTATGCTTCTAGCCTGCAAGTATGAAGAAGTTTCAGTTCCTGTCGTTGAGGATCTTATTTTGATCTCTGATAAGGCTTACACCAGAAAAGAAGTGCTTGAGATG GAGAAGTTGATGATCAATACCTTACAGTTCAACCTATCAGTGCCTACAACATATGTGTTTATGATGCGATTTCTTAAAGCTGCTCAGTCTGATAAGAAG GTGGAGCTCCTGTCTTTCTTTATGACTGAACTATGCCTCGTTGAGTATGAAATGCTTAGGTTCCCACCTTCAATGCTAGCTGCTGCGGCAATATTTACTGCCCAATGTGCTCTAAGTGCGCCTAACGAGTTGAGTAAAACTTGTGAGAAGTATAGCCACTACACTCAAGATCAGCTTTT GGAGTGCTCAAGACTGATGGTTTCTTTCCATCAGAAGGCTGCAATTGGGAAGC
- the LOC108945369 gene encoding U-box domain-containing protein 15-like: protein MAKAWENEHEEAVTVEEEFGSSCQTSPQDKRELVRELISVIQTVGSYEEYRKSQREECHNLVQRLKLLLPLLEEIRDFDGQIPESGIECLMKLKKAFSSAKKLLKTCYCGSKIYLALESEAVMGRFYSVYERLSQALEGMPYDELGISDEEKEQFRRAKKRNDTQDMELAMDLLVALSSNNDRNADSASIDRLGHKLGLHTVKELKAETISVRKVVRERKGRHAQGTQKITVYTVEIDFGLRTSDRVRKISDRSETSRWVPKMVQTSFEPEGRSMSSLKSLSSSNPNRTMMQSKAIKFMIRRPTNIDSESIQESESESSLSQDRELESRSSSQTKAIAIPLEDRILAGIMKKLIYHRLPTEYL from the exons ATGGCGAAGGCTTGGGAGAACGAGCATGAAGAAGCGGTTACAGTGGAGGAAGAATTTGGATCGAGCTGCCAAACAAGTCCTCAAGACAAAAGAGAATTGGTTCGCGAGCTTATTAGTGTGATTCAAACTGTAGGATCCTATGAAGAGTATAGGAAGTCACAGAGAGAGGAGTGTCATAACCTTGTTCAAAGACTAAAGCTTTTATTGCCCCTTTTAGAAGAGATTAGAGATTTTGATGGACAGATCCCTGAATCGGGTATCGAATGTTTGATGAAATTGAAGAAGGCATTTTCTTCTGCCAAAAAATTGTTAAAAACTTGCTATTGTGGCAGCAAAATTTACCTG GCCTTAGAAAGTGAGGCTGTTATGGGAAGATTCTATTCAGTGTATGAAAGATTAAGTCAGGCTCTGGAGGGCATGCCTTATGATGAACTTGGAATTTCAGATGAAGAGAAAGAACAG TTTAGAAGAGCTAAGAAGCGAAATGATACTCAAGACATGGAACTCGCCATGGATCTGTTGGTTGCACTGTCCAGTAATAATGACCGGAATGCAGATAGCGCTAGCATAGACAGACTAGGACACAAGCTAGGTTTACATACTGTTAAGGAACTAAAGGCAGAAACAATATCAGTACGAAAAGTGGTTAGAGAAAGAAAAGGTCGCCATGCACAAGGAACGCAAAAAATCacagtgtatacggtcgaaatagatttcggccttcgtacgtctgatcgagttcgaaagataagcgatcgaagtgagacttcgagatgggttccgaagatggtacaaacaagcttcgaacccgagggccgatcaatgtcgagtttGAAATCATTATCAagttcgaatccaaatcgaactatgatgcaaagtaaagctatCAAGTTTATGATCCGGAGACCGACCAATATTGACTCCGAATCAATTCAAgagtccgagtcagaatcgagcttaagccaagatcgagagctcgagtcaagatcaagctcacagacaaaagccattgcaatcccactagaggacagaatcttggcaggaattatgaaaaagctgatttatcatagACTTCCCACTGAgtatctttaa